One Vibrio taketomensis DNA window includes the following coding sequences:
- the yejK gene encoding nucleoid-associated protein YejK: MSLYLSNVILHQLRKNDSDELVVNFRAEALANDSSTENLVAELHRVFNSKAGKGFGSFKSDSEFQVWLKELHKNERDFYDFSQLSANRLKAELSKYPFADEGILVFAEYQSLATDFLFVGIIPSNESLKVTEGLEISATEYLDLSKMDIAARIDLSSYQTDKDSNRYLAYIKGRVGRKVADFFLDFLQAEVGLDTKQQNQVLMQAVEDYCADSQLDKSETNNYKKQVYDYCNDQLKSGDEVYVKELSGELPAAQDGSSFLDYTQDRGYELEESFPADRTAMRKLTKYVGAGGGLNLSFDSLLLGERVFYDPETDTLTIKGTPPNLRDQLTRNR; the protein is encoded by the coding sequence ATGAGCCTTTACCTATCAAACGTAATTTTACATCAATTGCGAAAAAACGATTCTGATGAGTTGGTTGTTAACTTTCGCGCAGAAGCGTTAGCTAACGATAGCTCAACAGAAAACCTAGTCGCCGAGCTACATCGTGTATTCAACTCAAAAGCCGGTAAGGGCTTTGGTTCATTTAAGTCTGACAGTGAATTTCAGGTGTGGTTGAAAGAACTGCACAAAAATGAGCGCGATTTCTATGATTTCTCACAACTTAGCGCAAATCGTCTGAAAGCAGAACTCAGTAAGTACCCATTCGCTGACGAGGGTATTTTAGTGTTTGCTGAGTATCAATCTCTTGCCACCGATTTTCTATTTGTCGGTATTATTCCATCCAATGAGAGTTTGAAAGTGACAGAAGGCCTAGAAATTAGTGCTACTGAATACCTTGATCTCAGCAAAATGGATATCGCGGCACGTATCGATTTATCGAGCTACCAAACAGACAAAGATTCAAATCGCTACCTTGCTTACATCAAAGGCCGTGTTGGTCGCAAAGTTGCAGATTTCTTTTTAGATTTCCTACAGGCAGAAGTCGGCTTGGATACCAAGCAACAAAACCAAGTGTTAATGCAGGCGGTTGAGGATTACTGCGCGGATTCACAATTGGATAAATCTGAGACAAATAACTACAAGAAACAAGTCTACGATTATTGCAACGATCAGCTTAAATCTGGCGATGAAGTTTACGTTAAAGAGCTTTCAGGCGAATTGCCTGCCGCTCAAGATGGCTCGAGCTTTTTAGATTACACTCAAGACCGTGGTTACGAGTTGGAAGAGAGCTTCCCTGCTGACCGCACTGCCATGCGTAAACTAACTAAATATGTTGGTGCTGGTGGTGGTCTGAACTTAAGTTTTGATAGTTTGCTTTTGGGTGAGCGTGTTTTTTACGATCCAGAAACAGATACATTGACCATCAAAGGTACGCCACCAAATTTACGTGACCAGTTAACGCGTAATCGCTAA
- a CDS encoding YejL family protein, protein MPITSKYSDEKYENILTEVAAVLEKHGAGPDLALMIAGNIATNVINERVGVTQRKAIAEKFAQALLSSIDDKAH, encoded by the coding sequence ATGCCGATTACATCTAAATACAGCGACGAAAAATACGAAAACATTCTGACGGAAGTTGCAGCCGTGCTAGAAAAGCATGGTGCAGGTCCAGATTTAGCACTAATGATCGCTGGCAACATTGCAACTAACGTAATTAACGAGCGCGTGGGTGTAACCCAACGTAAAGCAATTGCAGAAAAATTTGCCCAAGCGCTACTGTCTTCTATCGACGACAAAGCACACTAA
- a CDS encoding DUF3413 domain-containing protein — protein MVDNGNTYAERVSRLVGWGHWFAFFNIIAAMLIGTRYITQSPWPETLLGQLYLAVSWVGHFGFLVFAVYLLVLFPLTFVVPSRKLFRLLTVCLTTLGLTLLLIDTQAYQSINLHLNPVVWEVLFTDSGEHTNGVSADLQHLFVVLPLIFLVELALSEWVWRKQRKLSHKHIGRPIAGVFFLCFISSHLIYVWADAYFYNPITSQQSNFPLSYPMTAKSFMEKHGLLDRQEYLERQQANLGEAELVRYPIEKLEFSRRSNPLNILVVSVNNWRADALNASNMPKTFAYSMDNLSFNNHFSSSNDSSGIFGLLYGLPTSYASSIKAQKSLPIVLETLQNNDYQIGLFSGDNFSDPLYKDIVFQGLTTTKIDDKPNESGDQAAISAWSNWVQTQSKQPWFSFIELTTLDDFSDYKNKSGNTIDDLKANYIQSVKSADEQLASIYKTIDELGLADSTVVVITSNHGTEFNETKTNSWGSSSNYSRYQLEVPMIIHWPGKLAGQYNHRTSHLDLSVTLLQDLMGVSSNPTDFSSGRNLFDERTRKWILAGDYHELALITNKNTTVIDKYGNYKLYDSNYHRLADENPALPVIMQGLTELQRFYTKSQ, from the coding sequence ATGGTAGATAACGGAAATACATACGCAGAGCGGGTTTCGCGTTTAGTTGGTTGGGGTCACTGGTTTGCCTTCTTCAACATTATCGCCGCCATGCTCATCGGTACCCGATATATCACGCAATCGCCTTGGCCTGAGACGTTACTCGGTCAATTGTATTTAGCGGTTTCTTGGGTTGGCCACTTTGGCTTCTTAGTGTTCGCCGTCTATCTTCTGGTTCTATTTCCGTTAACCTTTGTGGTGCCGTCACGTAAGTTATTCCGCTTACTGACGGTTTGTTTAACCACATTAGGTCTAACTTTATTATTGATTGATACTCAAGCTTATCAGTCAATCAACCTGCATTTAAATCCTGTTGTTTGGGAAGTACTGTTTACCGATAGCGGTGAACATACAAATGGCGTCAGTGCCGATCTTCAGCATCTATTCGTCGTTTTACCTTTGATCTTTTTGGTAGAACTGGCGCTCTCTGAATGGGTTTGGCGTAAACAACGTAAACTGTCGCACAAACACATCGGTCGCCCAATTGCAGGCGTATTCTTCCTCTGCTTTATTTCCAGTCATCTTATTTATGTCTGGGCCGATGCGTATTTCTACAATCCGATTACGTCTCAGCAATCTAACTTCCCTCTGTCTTACCCAATGACAGCTAAGTCCTTTATGGAAAAGCACGGTTTACTAGACAGACAAGAGTACTTAGAACGTCAACAAGCTAACCTTGGTGAAGCGGAATTAGTGCGCTACCCGATTGAAAAGCTTGAATTTAGTCGTCGTTCAAACCCGCTGAATATTTTAGTAGTAAGTGTTAACAACTGGCGTGCCGATGCACTAAACGCATCAAATATGCCAAAAACATTCGCCTATTCAATGGATAACTTGAGCTTCAATAATCATTTCAGTTCGAGTAACGACAGTAGCGGCATCTTTGGTTTGCTTTACGGCTTACCAACCAGCTACGCAAGCAGCATTAAAGCGCAAAAATCACTACCAATCGTGTTAGAAACGCTACAGAACAACGACTATCAAATTGGTCTTTTCAGTGGTGATAATTTTAGCGACCCTCTATACAAAGATATCGTATTCCAAGGGCTAACAACGACTAAAATTGATGACAAACCAAATGAATCTGGTGACCAAGCCGCGATTTCGGCATGGAGTAATTGGGTTCAAACGCAAAGTAAGCAACCTTGGTTTAGCTTTATCGAGCTGACCACATTAGATGACTTTAGTGATTACAAGAATAAATCTGGTAACACCATCGATGATCTGAAAGCGAACTACATCCAATCTGTAAAAAGTGCAGATGAGCAGCTTGCGAGTATCTACAAAACCATTGATGAACTTGGACTCGCAGATTCAACCGTGGTAGTGATTACTTCAAACCATGGTACTGAATTCAACGAGACTAAAACCAACAGCTGGGGCTCAAGCTCTAACTACAGCCGTTACCAACTTGAAGTTCCAATGATTATTCATTGGCCAGGTAAACTTGCCGGACAGTACAACCATCGCACTAGCCACTTGGATCTGTCAGTAACGTTATTACAAGATTTGATGGGCGTGTCATCAAACCCTACGGACTTTAGTAGTGGCCGAAATCTATTTGACGAGCGTACTCGAAAATGGATTTTAGCGGGTGATTATCATGAACTGGCATTAATCACCAATAAAAACACAACTGTGATTGATAAGTACGGTAACTACAAATTGTATGACAGCAATTACCATCGCTTAGCTGATGAAAACCCTGCGTTACCAGTCATTATGCAAGGTCTAACTGAACTACAGCGCTTCTACACAAAAAGCCAATAA